TTTGGATTTTAAATTATTTGTTAAGTAATGACAATTTGCTAGAGAATATTCATTTTGTTGAGGAAGCACATTATTGTCCTCGAGCTATAGTCATGTCAAGTGTTGAATCAAATGGTGTTCCGTTTCGTTTTTATAAAGGTAACATTATGACAAGTGATGCTGAAAAATCATTCCACGATTTACGGCTTCACCCAAATGAAAGTATGTATATCCAATTAAATTTTCCTAATATACCTCCTAGTACGCAATATTTAGCGGTTTTAGAGGAAAATCCATACATGCCGAAATACCTTCACATATGTGAAAAGGATAGAGTGATAGCTGAAGAATTGTTAAATAGCAGTATGTTGGCGTTTCAAGAAGAAAAAATATTAAAAGAAATTGATGATGCATTAGACGAAGGCGATAAAGAAAAATTTTATGAGCTATCAAACTTATTGCAAGCATTAAAACAAACTTCTAAAAATATGTAAATCAAATACAGTAGGGGAGAACCTCTACTGTATTTGAATGTCTATTCTTGCTCATTGATTCACAAGAATTTATAAAAAATAATTTTAAATTAAAAATTATTGCATTAAATCATACCCGTTACAAAAAACTAATTGTACATAATTGGAGGGCTATCTATGTTTTTTAATGTTAAAGATGTAAGTGAGTTTCAAAACAATAAAGAATTTATCGATACTGTCATTATTCCTTTGCTTTCAATAAATCTTACAGAAAATATGATTAAACAATCCAGTTCAGCGACAGAATATTTAATGTCACTTACTGCATTCATTGAGCAACAATTTAAAGGTCGCCTCATGTTAATGCCGCCATTTTCTTATACAGAGGAAACGAAAGATGATTTATCTCTTGTAAATTTAAAAGAAGCTTTTCAAAACGCGGGCTTTAAACACGTATTGTTCATTACATGTGATCATTATTGGACAAGCTATAATGAAGATTTGGATGTTATATGGTTGCCTTCAATTCCTTTAGAATCAATGGATAAGACAGTAAAGAAAACAATATTGGAAGATCAGTTAAAACAGGTAATTCCCGTCTTATCTTCCAAATGGTCTCAGGGCTAGAAATTAGTTTCATTAAATGTTCACAATCTTACCAAATCATTCAGAATGCTATATTGACCAACCTATTTTATTGATATATCATAGATATGTCCTAGTATTACTATTTGTAAAAGTATGTCCGTTGGACTGACCTTTTAGTTAGAGGGGGGAAAAGGATGAGTAACAATCGAGTTACAAGACGTCAATTTCTAAACTATACTTTAATGGGTGTAGGTGGATTTATGGCGGCTGGTGTATTAATGCCAATGGTGCGTTTTGCAATAGATCCAGCTCTACAAGTAAAAGCAGAAGGTGATTTTGTACAAACTAGCACAAAGATTGCTGATATTACCGAAGAACCAGTTAAAGTTGATTTCACTTTTGAACAAGTTGACGCTTGGTACAAATCTGATGTTACTGAAGCAGCATGGGTGTACAAAAATGGAGACACAATCGTCGCCCTTTCACCAGTATGTAAACATTTAGGTTGTACAGTAAACTGGGCAGGAGACTCTGCTCACCCAGATCAATTCTTCTGCGCTTGCCACGGTGGTCGTTATGAGAAAACTGGTAAAAATGTACCGAACACACCACCAACTGGTCCGTTAGACGAGTATGAAGTAGCGGAAAAAGATGGATATTTAATGCTTGGGAAAAAAATAGCAAATACTTTAGTTTAATTAGTTAGGGGGTAGACAATTGTGCTAAACAAAATTTATGATTGGGTCGATGAACGATTAGATATTACTCCAATTTGGCGTGATATTGCCGACCATGAAGTGCCAGAGCACGTTAACCCTGCACATCACTTTTCTGCATTCGTTTACTGTTTCGGTGGATTAACATTCTTTGTTACAGTTATTCAGATTTTATCCGGTATGTTCTTAACTATGTATTATGTACCAGACGTAGAGAATGCATGGAAATCAGTTTACTATTTACAAAACGAAGTAGCTTTCGGTGAAATCGTTCGCGGTATGCACCACTGGGGAGCTTCATTAGTTATCGTAATGATGTTCTTACATACGCTTCGAGTATTCTTCACAGGTTCATATAAAAAACCTCGTGAGTTAAACTGGATTGTAGGTGTTTTAATTTTCTGTGTAATGTTAGGCTTAGGGTTCACAGGATATTTACTTCCTTGGGACATGAAAGCATTGTTTGCAACGAAAGTAGGTCTTGAAATTGCAGGATCTGTGCCGTTTATAGGGGATTTAGTTAAAATCCTATTAGCAGGTGATGCTGAAATTATCGGTGCTCAAACGTTAACACGTTTCTTTGCAATCCATGTATTCTTCTTGCCTGCTGCACTATTTGCATTACTAGCAGCTCACTTTATTATGATTCGAAAACAAGGTATTTCCGGACCACTATAATCCGAGCAAATGTCTTAATGATTTACTAAAGGAGGGGACTCTATGCATCGCGGAAAAGGAATGAAGTTCGTTGGTGATTCCCGTATTAAGTCAAATAACCGTATGGTGAATCAACCAAAAGATTATTCCGAGTATCCTGGTAAAACGGAAGCATTCTGGCCTGATTTCTTATTAAAAGAATGGATGGTTGGTGCTGTATTTTTAATCGGTTATTTATTATTAACTGTTGCACACCCATCACCACTTGAAGGTCCAGCAGATCCAACAAATGCTGCATATATTCCGTTACCAGACTGGTACTTCTTATTCTTGTATCAATTGTTAAAGTACACATATGCATCAGGTCCATATAATATTATTGGTGCTATTGTTATTCCAGTATTAGCTATCGGCGCATTAATGTTAATGCCGTTTTTAGATAAAGGACCAGAACGTCGTCCATCAAAACGACCAATTCCTACTGCTATGATGTTACTTGCAGTAGCTGCTATGTTCTACTTAACTTGGGAGTCAGTAGTAAACCATGACTGGGAAGCTGCAGCTCAACAAGGTCAAATTTCTGATAAAGACTTAGGTTTATTACCAGATGTTGAAATTGATGAAACAGCACCAGGTTATGAGATTTACCAAGCTCAAGCTTCATGTATCGGTTGTCACGGTGGTGACTTAGCAGGAGTGAGTGGTCCTATGTTATTAGGTAACGAACTTACTGCTGATGAGGTTGCTGAAGTTATTAAAAACGGTCGTGGTGCAATGCCAGCAGGTGCTTTCCAAGGTACTGAAGAAGAGCTTCAACAATTAGCTGAGTTTATCGCAAGCTTAAAAGAAGCTGAATAATCTAATTTTTATAAAGAGAGTCAGGAAACTGACTCTCTTTCATTTTTATTAAAGCGCTTTACTATACAGTCTATTCACAGTTTTGTAAAATATAGTTATACATATAATTTCTTAAAATACATATATTCAAACTAATGTTCAGATTATGACAAAAAATTTTAAAAAGTTTATTGAACCTTTTCAATATAAAAACCATATAGAAACAGAGGTAACAATATGCAGTTGTTAACAAAAATTTGGTACTTATTAACACATAAATCTTTTTTAACCTTATTATTGATTGTAAATGTTTCTGGAACAGTCTACGGTTATATTTGGTATAGATGGCAGTTGGCTATTACTGAGCCTCAATTTTTCATTTTTGTACCAGACAGTCCAACGGCTAGTTTATTTTTCTCGATTGCAATTATCGGTTGGTTGTTTGGGAAAAACTTTAAATTAATTGAAGCCTTGGCATTAATTACATTAGTAAAATATGGTCTTTGGGCAGTTGTGATGAATTTATGGACATTAGTGGAGGTAGGATATATCGAGCCAGAAGGATGGATGTTAGTATTTTCCCATTTTATGATGGCAGTTCAAGCAATTTTATACATTGGTAAATATAAATACACATATGTACACGTAATGGTTGCTGCAATATGGACATTGCATAATGATGTAATTGACTATGTGTATGGACAAATGCCAATTTATAGTAATATTACAAAATATGCGAATCATATCGGCTATTTTACATTTTGGTTATCTATTGCCTGTATCACAATCGCATATTTTGCTTATAACAGGAAAGAATATTTGCGAAAACTATAAACAATTATTAAAATTAAAATATATGAATAATTAAGAAGAAAGGGAGAGAATAATTTGTCAGCAGGAATGTATATAATTTACTTTCTAATTATTTTAATATTGCCGATTTATGCTCAGCTAAAAGTTAAAAGTACTTACAAGAAATTTTCGCAGGTACCAGCCCAAAAAGGAATGACAGGGGCTCAAGTAGCTCGTATGATTCTTGATAATCACGGATTATATGATGTTCGTGTAGTGCCAACACAGGGGGTATTATCTGATCATTACAACCCTGCAACAAAAACAGTGGCACTATCTGAAGACAATTATTACAATACTTCATTAGCTGGTACTGCTGTTGCAGCACATGAAGTGGGGCATGCAATTCAGCATAAAGAAGCATATTCATTTTTAACACTACG
Above is a genomic segment from Lysinibacillus sp. PLM2 containing:
- the qcrB gene encoding menaquinol-cytochrome c reductase cytochrome b subunit, with translation MLNKIYDWVDERLDITPIWRDIADHEVPEHVNPAHHFSAFVYCFGGLTFFVTVIQILSGMFLTMYYVPDVENAWKSVYYLQNEVAFGEIVRGMHHWGASLVIVMMFLHTLRVFFTGSYKKPRELNWIVGVLIFCVMLGLGFTGYLLPWDMKALFATKVGLEIAGSVPFIGDLVKILLAGDAEIIGAQTLTRFFAIHVFFLPAALFALLAAHFIMIRKQGISGPL
- the qcrA gene encoding menaquinol-cytochrome c reductase iron-sulfur subunit; translation: MSNNRVTRRQFLNYTLMGVGGFMAAGVLMPMVRFAIDPALQVKAEGDFVQTSTKIADITEEPVKVDFTFEQVDAWYKSDVTEAAWVYKNGDTIVALSPVCKHLGCTVNWAGDSAHPDQFFCACHGGRYEKTGKNVPNTPPTGPLDEYEVAEKDGYLMLGKKIANTLV
- the yugP gene encoding zinc metallopeptidase; protein product: MSAGMYIIYFLIILILPIYAQLKVKSTYKKFSQVPAQKGMTGAQVARMILDNHGLYDVRVVPTQGVLSDHYNPATKTVALSEDNYYNTSLAGTAVAAHEVGHAIQHKEAYSFLTLRSKLVPVANISSNASWIFVLIGIFASQSGFLLAGIALLAVGVVFQIVTLPVEFDASKRAMNEVVALGIISNNEERSAKKVLSAAAMTYVAAAAVAVLELVRLILIYTNMRSED
- the ypjA gene encoding hypothetical protein, producing MQLLTKIWYLLTHKSFLTLLLIVNVSGTVYGYIWYRWQLAITEPQFFIFVPDSPTASLFFSIAIIGWLFGKNFKLIEALALITLVKYGLWAVVMNLWTLVEVGYIEPEGWMLVFSHFMMAVQAILYIGKYKYTYVHVMVAAIWTLHNDVIDYVYGQMPIYSNITKYANHIGYFTFWLSIACITIAYFAYNRKEYLRKL
- the qcrC gene encoding menaquinol-cytochrome c reductase cytochrome b/c subunit: MHRGKGMKFVGDSRIKSNNRMVNQPKDYSEYPGKTEAFWPDFLLKEWMVGAVFLIGYLLLTVAHPSPLEGPADPTNAAYIPLPDWYFLFLYQLLKYTYASGPYNIIGAIVIPVLAIGALMLMPFLDKGPERRPSKRPIPTAMMLLAVAAMFYLTWESVVNHDWEAAAQQGQISDKDLGLLPDVEIDETAPGYEIYQAQASCIGCHGGDLAGVSGPMLLGNELTADEVAEVIKNGRGAMPAGAFQGTEEELQQLAEFIASLKEAE
- a CDS encoding UPF0302 protein, with protein sequence MTSSVPLVDKKAFVRWFLKNYQLKRRECVWILNYLLSNDNLLENIHFVEEAHYCPRAIVMSSVESNGVPFRFYKGNIMTSDAEKSFHDLRLHPNESMYIQLNFPNIPPSTQYLAVLEENPYMPKYLHICEKDRVIAEELLNSSMLAFQEEKILKEIDDALDEGDKEKFYELSNLLQALKQTSKNM